The following are encoded in a window of Dioscorea cayenensis subsp. rotundata cultivar TDr96_F1 chromosome 16, TDr96_F1_v2_PseudoChromosome.rev07_lg8_w22 25.fasta, whole genome shotgun sequence genomic DNA:
- the LOC120278821 gene encoding protein SMAX1-LIKE 4-like, which translates to MRTGIVQQALTPEAASALKQSLNLAKRRGHAQVTPLHVATTLLVSSKDTANLLRRACLHSHPLHCRALELCFNVALNRLPSIPPLSSNSLLPLNEPSLSNSLIAALKRAQAHQRRSSIELQQQQQQQQEQPLLAIKVELEQLIISILDDPSVSRVMREAGFSSTSVKANVEEFCSASVYGELYSYSQFLRTHFSRLPSESQEEDLKVVLEVMSRKQSNRRHNIVIVGDSVLKTEWLVAELMERVRKGQVSDDLKSSQFIKLQISHSHVKNMSRNEVDMMVFNLRRKTASLLVEGNVIIYVGDLMWVVDEEEFSNGCRALDHLVQEIGRLLCEMRSCNKVWLMGVASYQTHIKCQKRQPSLEAQWGLHAVVVPSAGLGLSLQAPSGMDSRLRKHFNIEEQDRLIFCETMNADNGSSSMPHWLHTHRPENYDKGALLGLKRKWSELCQANHPSMFGQNLAEKRYTCTSRHPWCSSSSPPCNQNSAKLLESAQELIGISSSSGNDSSECQARNESKLRFCESKDVRTTLALASPLFSDSATSENQREGLVANPQELCQRLQEDITWQSEIIPSMVESLLDSISSEKRCTCLLIRGTDHIGKRKLAKTISEILYGSTQSVIYINMKKTTGIAFPSAGTILETLKRDPKRVFLIEDVDQAHNDFLENLAKNIKKIGFECPAIFIFTTTPTSTNTNFNRDKVLQMKMKIEEPKIDEDQEYELWNKSKKIRQEKTTDLDLNISVVAEEDDSGLTQEVEDQGFGLSPEFLELIGLHFTFNAGSDWYERVIESFSMKLHRFFEDVQSDKGDNEWSFSVDKRVLEGLVEASDMVMERWFEEWLREVFKRSLLLFKKGGKVRLSIDRGKEGNAMEGGFEGSLLPSRIHVDLDE; encoded by the exons ATGAGGACTGGAATAGTTCAACAAGCTCTCACACCAGAGGCTGCTTCAGCTCTGAAGCAATCTCTTAATCTGGCCAAAAGAAGAGGCCATGCACAAGTTACACCTCTACATGTTGCTACCACTCTGCTTGTATCCTCCAAAGACACTGCAAACCTTCTCAGAAGAGCTTGTTTGCATTCTCATCCTCTTCATTGTAGAGCTCTTGAGCTTTGCTTCAATGTGGCTCTTAATAGACTCCCTTCCATTCCTCCACTTTCATCTAACTCTCTCCTCCCTTTGAATGAGCcttctttgtctaactctctcATTGCAGCATTGAAAAGAGCTCAGGCTCATCAGAGGAGAAGCTCTATCGAGCttcagcaacagcagcagcagcagcaagaGCAGCCACTTTTAGCTATCAAAGTGGAGCTGGAGCAGCTTATTATTTCTATATTGGATGATCCTAGTGTGAGTAGGGTGATGAGAGAAGCTGGCTTCTCTAGCACCTCTGTGAAAGCCAATGTAGAAGAGTTTTGCTCTGCTTCTGTATATGGTGAGCTCTACTCTTACAGCCAGTTTTTAAGAACTCATTTCTCAAGACTACCTTCAGAATCTCAAGAAGAGGATTTGAAGGTGGTGTTGGAGGTGATGTCCAGAAAACAAAGCAACAGGAGGCACAACATAGTCATAGTAGGAGACTCTGTTTTGAAAACAGAGTGGCTTGTTGCTGAGCTTATGGAAAGAGTGAGGAAAGGCCAAGTTTCTGATGATTTGAAGTCATCTCAGTTCATTAAACTTCAGATATCTCATTCTCATGTTAAGAACATGAGCAGAAATGAAGTTGACATGATGGTTTTTAATCTTCGGAGAAAAACAGCATCCTTGCTTGTAGAAGGGAATGTGATAATCTATGTGGGTGATCTGATGTGGGTGGTTGATGAAGAGGAGTTTTCAAATGGATGCAGAGCTTTGGATCATTTGGTTCAAGAGATTGGGAGGTTGTTGTGTGAGATGAGAAGCTGCAACAAAGTTTGGTTGATGGGTGTTGCTAGTTATCAAACACATATCAAGTGTCAGAAAAGGCAGCCTTCATTAGAGGCACAATGGGGCCTTCATGCTGTTGTTGTTCCTTCTGCTGGACTTGGTTTGAGTCTCCAAGCTCCAAG TGGAATGGATTCAAGACTTAGGAAGCATTTCAACATTGAGGAACAGGATAGGCTGATTTTCTGTGAGACGATGAATGCTGATAATGGATCCAGTAGCATGCCTCATTGGTTGCACACACATAGGCCAGAGAATTATGACAAG GGTGCATTGCTTGGATTGAAGAGGAAATGGAGTGAATTATGTCAAGCTAATCATCCTTCAATGTTCGGTCAAAATCTAGCTGAAAAGAGGTATACATGTACTTCAAGGCATCCATGGTGTTCTTCTAGCTCTCCTCCTTGCAATCAAAACAGCGCAAAGCTTCTTGAATCTGCACAAGAACTTATCGGTATCAGTAGCTCTTCGGGAAATGATTCTAGCGAGTGTCAAGCTAGGAATGAATCCAAACTAAGGTTTTGTGAAAGCAAGGATGTGAGGACTACACTTGCATTGGCCAGTCCTCTATTCTCAGATTCAGCAACATCGGAGAACCAACGAGAAGGATTAGTTGCTAATCCTCAAGAACTATGCCAACGTCTGCAAGAAGATATTACATGGCAATCCGAAATCATTCCTTCGATGGTTGAGTCATTGCTCGATTCTATATCAAGTGAAAAGAGATGTACTTGCTTATTGATACGAGGCACAGATCATATCGGTAAAAGAAAACTTGCGAAGACCATATCAGAGATTTTATATGGATCAACACAAAGCGTCATCTACATAAATATGAAGAAGACAACTGGCATAGCATTTCCTTCTGCCGGCACAATCTTGGAGACATTGAAAAGAGATCCAAAAAGAGTATTCTTGATTGAAGATGTCGATCAAGCTCACAATGATTTCCTTGAAAACCTTGCCAAGAACATCAAGAAAATAGGTTTTGAATGCCCTGCAATCTTTATATTCACCACTACACCCACTTCCACCAACACCAATTTCAATCGAGATAAAGTCTTgcaaatgaaaatgaagatagAAGAGCCAAAAATCGATGAAGATCAAGAATATGAACTTTGGAACAAATCCAAGAAAATTAGACAAGAGAAAACAACCGATCTTGATCTGAATATCAGCGTGGTAGCGGAGGAAGACGACAGTGGACTAACACAAGAAGTGGAAGACCAAGGCTTCGGTCTATCTCCGGAGTTTCTTGAGCTCATTGGCTTGCATTTCACCTTCAATGCTGGTTCAGATTGGTATGAGAGAGTAATCGAAAGCTTCTCAATGAAACTCCACCGGTTTTTCGAGGATGTTCAGAGTGATAAAGGGGATAATGAGTGGTCTTTTTCAGTTGATAAGAGGGTTTTGGAAGGGTTGGTTGAAGCTTCAGATATGGTGATGGAGAGGTGGTTTGAGGAGTGGCTTAGAGAGGTTTTCAAGAGGAGCTTGCTGTTGTTCAAAAAGGGCGGGAAGGTGAGGCTAAGTATAGACAGGGGCAAAGAGGGAAATGCAATGGAGGGTGGGTTTGAAGGTTCACTACTACCTAGTAGAATTCATGTAGACTtagatgaatga